In a genomic window of Candidatus Poribacteria bacterium:
- a CDS encoding zinc-binding dehydrogenase has product MQVQAAVMLQPGQIEIREFEKPTPADDALLLQVDRVGICGSDKHMYLGHTALKFPVIPGHEVVGTVAEIGKNANQAMNVMGGPIKAGDRVTVVPGSKNCGRCYYCLHVPGRPTLCSGRTIYGFSNSETPPYLNGEFAEYTYIHGNSWVYKMPEGIPEEIGVLTEPVAVATRAVERACAPGLPQVGDGYSIGSSVAVLGCGPIGLLVVAVLRDSGAGTIIATDLVDSRLDMAKQMGADVVINVGDTTPEERVEQIQELTNGVGVDIAIECAGLPIVFAEALDVVRRGGKVIEVGHYTDSGDIRVRPHQICNKDLDVCGVWAYPQIQFQTALDFLQITRAPLHELITHHLPLQQLEKGIDMLGQEGVYKVVIEPQS; this is encoded by the coding sequence ATGCAAGTCCAAGCGGCGGTGATGCTCCAACCCGGGCAGATAGAGATCCGCGAATTTGAGAAACCGACACCCGCAGATGATGCACTCCTGCTACAAGTGGACCGCGTCGGTATCTGTGGAAGCGATAAACACATGTACCTCGGACACACTGCCCTGAAATTTCCGGTCATTCCAGGACATGAAGTCGTCGGGACAGTTGCTGAGATCGGCAAAAACGCGAATCAAGCAATGAATGTGATGGGCGGTCCCATCAAGGCTGGCGACCGTGTGACGGTGGTACCGGGTTCAAAAAATTGTGGGAGATGCTACTATTGCTTGCACGTGCCGGGTCGTCCGACTTTGTGTTCCGGCAGAACCATCTACGGTTTTAGCAATAGTGAAACGCCGCCATATCTGAACGGAGAATTCGCTGAGTATACCTATATCCATGGGAACTCTTGGGTTTACAAAATGCCGGAAGGTATCCCAGAAGAAATAGGTGTGTTGACAGAACCGGTGGCAGTTGCGACGCGCGCCGTTGAACGCGCATGTGCCCCAGGGTTACCACAAGTCGGAGATGGATACAGCATCGGGAGCAGTGTGGCAGTACTTGGCTGTGGTCCTATTGGTCTGCTCGTTGTCGCTGTGTTACGCGATAGTGGTGCCGGTACGATCATCGCCACCGACCTCGTCGATAGTCGGTTGGATATGGCGAAACAGATGGGCGCGGACGTAGTTATCAATGTCGGAGACACAACGCCTGAAGAACGGGTTGAACAAATTCAGGAACTCACAAACGGTGTTGGCGTGGATATCGCGATTGAGTGTGCGGGGTTACCGATAGTTTTCGCCGAAGCGTTAGACGTGGTGCGGCGCGGTGGGAAAGTTATTGAAGTCGGACACTACACAGATTCCGGGGATATACGGGTACGACCTCACCAAATTTGTAATAAAGATTTGGATGTCTGTGGCGTATGGGCATACCCGCAAATACAATTTCAGACAGCGTTGGATTTTCTTCAAATAACACGCGCGCCGTTGCATGAATTGATAACGCATCATCTACCGCTGCAGCAATTGGAAAAAGGCATTGATATGCTTGGACAAGAAGGCGTTTACAAGGTCGTAATTGAACCACAGTCGTAA
- a CDS encoding terpene cyclase/mutase family protein translates to MKNHKSVFVVTCCYILLNFVIGISGSAAADTEVATSNKIPEGPPLFKTIEGAKTYIVQHQNRDWGWPLVPGGDSNVESTAFAVWALIDAGWGTGSEVIRTGVAYLRNTQMDNGSWNNNTAHTIFALIALTTAETDPEARYIGLQWLKKVQNRSGGWGKKERSPDNVLYTAAVLAGFRRLGFEQSFEPVSKGAVWLEGAINHDGGWALQRGRQSDIFLTSWVIQGLEPVYDIDLLIAWLKQLQNRDGGFGRYRNSPSDPEITAIAIMALAAGNDPLNTRRVAINYLAKTRQEDGSFISNTPIELTKPTANLQSTCFVLIAIHAKTADELAVEQSAK, encoded by the coding sequence ATGAAAAACCACAAAAGCGTTTTCGTGGTAACCTGTTGTTATATCCTGTTGAACTTCGTTATCGGGATTAGCGGAAGTGCTGCTGCGGATACCGAAGTCGCCACTTCAAATAAAATACCAGAGGGGCCTCCGCTCTTCAAAACCATAGAGGGCGCGAAAACCTATATTGTGCAGCACCAAAACCGAGATTGGGGTTGGCCCCTGGTCCCTGGCGGAGATAGCAATGTGGAAAGTACCGCGTTCGCGGTTTGGGCACTGATTGATGCCGGGTGGGGCACCGGTTCAGAAGTCATTCGGACAGGTGTTGCGTATCTGCGAAATACACAGATGGATAATGGAAGTTGGAACAATAACACCGCACACACTATCTTTGCACTCATCGCTCTAACGACAGCAGAAACCGATCCCGAAGCCCGTTACATAGGACTACAGTGGTTGAAAAAAGTCCAAAATCGGAGCGGTGGTTGGGGTAAAAAGGAGCGAAGCCCAGACAATGTTCTCTACACCGCCGCTGTTTTAGCAGGATTCAGGAGACTTGGTTTTGAACAGAGCTTTGAACCCGTCTCTAAAGGCGCGGTTTGGTTGGAGGGAGCCATTAATCATGATGGAGGTTGGGCATTGCAACGCGGCAGGCAATCCGACATTTTTTTGACATCTTGGGTGATACAAGGTTTAGAACCTGTTTACGATATTGACCTACTAATCGCATGGTTAAAGCAGCTCCAGAACAGGGATGGCGGGTTCGGAAGATATAGAAATAGCCCCAGCGATCCAGAAATCACTGCGATTGCGATTATGGCACTTGCGGCTGGAAACGATCCGCTCAACACGCGCCGTGTTGCGATCAACTATTTGGCAAAAACACGGCAAGAAGATGGCAGCTTTATCAGCAATACCCCGATTGAACTGACGAAACCGACCGCGAATTTGCAGTCCACCTGTTTCGTGCTCATCGCGATACATGCCAAAACAGCAGATGAACTTGCTGTAGAACAATCGGCAAAATAA
- a CDS encoding VWA domain-containing protein, whose product MTFVRQVLVCKLPPKTWICCLCVVGVLVGTLQATAQVRPPRRKHRILVDRSAKKPDTVKADIGESLKDIVKRATQHTQPSKVDVVFFVDGNKRMLASLAVLEKKLIDMLAVIEAKTMDYRFALISFQSVQGEPLYTFHPWTFDYLGIENALQDIRAKFDNKIQPGYGLDAIVKGLNELDFREGVTTQFVVLSNSRMRTLWTEADAKRRISEQIVNRCRQNSVQLSFIGLSEKVQAELTDRTGGKWYPIDSYQRRMDGQRIQSGETVADKALLRVDGVFKRIAESLVQSEPGKVDIVFVFDYSLSMEPKTEAACNGLDLMVSVFKSAGLDYRFGIIRFWAAVGGGESTIVVTKPPLESEQVKVMFRLPKSGDEHLLDAIIEGVPKLRTEQERDLVLIIVTDEATSKRAEKGYTAGKAVSVCRGARARVYVIGGVTSMRTGSIGDDFQRQVAQLTKGEHYIMPGASAPVTTTGGPDQRR is encoded by the coding sequence ATGACTTTTGTTAGGCAAGTTTTGGTTTGCAAGCTGCCCCCAAAAACCTGGATATGTTGCTTGTGCGTTGTGGGTGTGTTGGTAGGTACGCTGCAGGCAACGGCACAGGTTCGTCCGCCTCGACGAAAACATAGAATACTGGTAGACCGGAGTGCCAAGAAACCGGATACTGTCAAGGCGGATATAGGTGAAAGCCTTAAAGACATTGTGAAACGCGCGACGCAACACACCCAGCCCTCGAAAGTAGATGTCGTGTTCTTCGTTGACGGTAACAAACGGATGTTAGCATCGCTTGCTGTTCTTGAAAAGAAACTTATTGATATGCTTGCCGTTATTGAGGCGAAAACGATGGACTATAGGTTCGCCCTCATAAGTTTTCAATCGGTACAAGGGGAACCGCTTTACACATTTCATCCCTGGACCTTTGATTACCTCGGTATTGAAAACGCCTTACAAGATATACGGGCGAAATTCGACAATAAAATTCAGCCTGGATATGGACTCGATGCAATCGTGAAAGGTTTGAATGAGTTGGATTTCCGAGAAGGGGTTACAACACAATTTGTAGTACTTAGTAATTCGCGGATGCGCACCTTATGGACAGAAGCAGATGCTAAGCGGAGAATTAGTGAACAGATTGTCAATCGATGTCGGCAAAACAGTGTACAGCTTAGTTTTATCGGTCTGAGCGAAAAGGTACAAGCGGAACTTACCGATCGGACAGGTGGCAAATGGTACCCGATTGATTCATATCAACGGCGGATGGATGGACAACGGATCCAGAGTGGTGAAACAGTCGCCGATAAAGCGCTGCTTCGAGTGGACGGGGTGTTTAAACGCATTGCTGAAAGTTTAGTGCAGAGTGAACCCGGTAAAGTGGACATTGTGTTCGTTTTCGATTACAGTCTAAGCATGGAACCTAAAACGGAGGCGGCGTGCAATGGCTTGGATCTGATGGTCTCTGTGTTTAAGTCGGCGGGGTTAGATTATCGGTTTGGGATTATTCGGTTTTGGGCAGCAGTCGGTGGTGGTGAAAGCACTATCGTCGTAACCAAGCCGCCGTTGGAGTCCGAACAGGTGAAGGTGATGTTTCGGCTCCCAAAATCTGGTGATGAGCATCTGTTGGATGCCATTATTGAAGGCGTACCGAAACTTCGGACTGAACAGGAGCGTGACCTTGTGCTTATCATTGTCACGGACGAAGCAACGAGTAAGCGTGCCGAAAAAGGGTATACAGCGGGGAAAGCAGTTTCAGTGTGCCGTGGGGCGCGAGCAAGAGTTTACGTCATCGGCGGTGTCACCTCAATGAGAACGGGTTCCATTGGAGATGATTTCCAGCGGCAAGTCGCCCAACTTACTAAAGGTGAGCACTACATTATGCCGGGTGCCAGTGCACCCGTGACCACGACAGGTGGCCCTGACCAGCGACGATAA
- the msrP gene encoding protein-methionine-sulfoxide reductase catalytic subunit MsrP — MAYIKVPKGWEIPENQVTSESDYINRRKFIKDLGLASAGTLLFSTSNACAQGRGVEKQLEPFRAQTLAAENNANFTVERQMTDEVIAATYNNYYEFTTSKSTVWKKVEKFKTRPWEIEISGLVEKPMTIDVDELIKQMPLEERIYRFRCVEAWAMVVPWIGFPMKALLEKVQPKAEAQYVRMLTFLDADMAPQQRDPYLPWPYFEGLTLAEAMNDLTLLTVGIYGHILPPQHGAPIRLIVPWKYGFKSIKSIVSIELTDQQPRTFWNTLAPREYGFEANVNPNVPHPRWSQASERMIGTGKRLPTLIYNGYGDAVAHLYER, encoded by the coding sequence ATGGCGTACATTAAGGTTCCAAAAGGATGGGAAATCCCCGAAAATCAGGTAACATCTGAGTCAGACTACATCAATCGCCGGAAATTCATCAAAGATTTGGGATTGGCAAGCGCAGGTACACTGTTATTTTCCACTTCAAATGCTTGTGCCCAAGGCAGAGGGGTTGAAAAACAATTAGAACCTTTTCGCGCGCAAACACTTGCCGCAGAAAACAACGCAAATTTCACTGTGGAAAGACAGATGACTGACGAAGTTATCGCTGCTACCTACAACAATTACTATGAATTCACCACTTCAAAGAGCACTGTTTGGAAAAAAGTGGAAAAATTCAAGACGCGCCCTTGGGAAATCGAAATATCTGGGCTCGTCGAAAAGCCGATGACGATAGATGTAGACGAACTGATAAAACAGATGCCACTTGAAGAACGGATTTATCGGTTCCGTTGTGTCGAAGCGTGGGCAATGGTAGTACCGTGGATCGGTTTCCCGATGAAAGCGTTACTTGAAAAAGTACAGCCTAAAGCTGAAGCGCAATATGTGCGAATGCTTACATTTTTGGATGCTGACATGGCACCACAACAACGAGATCCTTATCTGCCGTGGCCCTATTTTGAAGGGCTAACACTTGCCGAGGCGATGAATGACTTGACGCTACTCACCGTCGGCATCTATGGACATATTTTACCGCCACAGCATGGCGCACCCATCCGGCTCATCGTGCCTTGGAAGTACGGGTTCAAAAGTATCAAATCCATCGTTAGTATCGAATTGACGGATCAACAGCCGCGCACCTTCTGGAACACGCTTGCACCAAGGGAGTACGGCTTTGAAGCAAACGTCAACCCTAACGTCCCACATCCACGTTGGTCCCAAGCCAGCGAGCGGATGATTGGCACTGGCAAAAGACTCCCCACCTTAATCTATAACGGTTATGGCGATGCTGTCGCGCACCTTTACGAAAGGTAA
- a CDS encoding serpin family protein: MNKKQTSGKSFLCLTYLVSLIFAGCNDLGAIFRDQVQVEPETISIDTNVATANTQFGFDLFNDIRKTEEDKNIFISPLSISIALAMTLNGASGETQQAMTNTLQLKGLDFASINTGYAGLRHALQTSDPKVTLTIANSLWARQDVPFKQDFLQRNTQFFGAEVSTLDFTAPNTLPTINQWVNTNTNGKITKILDEINPDMVLFLINAIYFKGTWQTEFDPSHTRDGIFHLATGAEKQIPMMTRTGDYPYYENHEEKFQAISLPYGDGRMSMYIFLPYRESDLNTFLNSLNTENWENWISQLHEQEVFLSMPKFKLEYEKTLNNPLQSLGMGIAFASGLADFSRMADLEVLGQNLYIGEVRHKAVVEVNEEGTEAAAVTSVGIRATSAPPAFMTNRPFFFAIRDNETKTVLFMGSVVDP, translated from the coding sequence ATGAACAAGAAACAGACAAGTGGAAAATCTTTTCTATGCTTGACCTATCTGGTTTCGTTAATATTTGCCGGATGTAATGATCTGGGTGCTATCTTTCGTGATCAGGTACAAGTCGAACCTGAAACTATCTCTATTGATACAAACGTGGCCACGGCAAATACGCAATTCGGTTTTGATCTGTTCAATGACATCCGCAAAACCGAGGAAGATAAAAATATTTTTATTTCTCCGCTCAGTATCTCTATTGCTCTAGCAATGACTTTAAATGGAGCATCCGGTGAAACCCAACAGGCGATGACGAATACACTGCAACTAAAAGGGTTAGACTTCGCATCAATAAACACCGGTTATGCCGGATTGCGCCATGCCCTTCAAACATCAGATCCAAAAGTGACACTCACGATTGCAAACTCACTCTGGGCACGCCAAGATGTTCCGTTCAAGCAGGATTTCCTGCAGCGAAACACCCAATTTTTCGGAGCGGAGGTCTCAACACTCGATTTCACGGCCCCAAACACGCTACCAACAATTAACCAGTGGGTAAACACCAATACCAACGGCAAAATTACAAAAATCCTTGATGAAATCAATCCGGATATGGTGTTATTTCTGATTAATGCCATCTATTTCAAAGGAACATGGCAGACAGAATTCGACCCCTCTCACACGCGCGACGGAATCTTCCATCTTGCAACTGGTGCCGAAAAGCAGATACCGATGATGACAAGAACCGGTGATTACCCGTACTACGAAAACCATGAGGAAAAATTCCAAGCGATTAGCCTTCCTTACGGCGATGGACGAATGAGCATGTACATCTTCCTTCCCTATCGTGAATCTGACCTCAACACCTTTTTAAATAGTCTAAACACTGAGAATTGGGAGAATTGGATATCGCAGCTTCACGAACAGGAAGTATTTCTTAGCATGCCCAAATTTAAGTTAGAATATGAAAAAACGCTTAACAATCCGCTGCAATCCCTCGGTATGGGGATAGCATTTGCATCTGGGCTTGCTGATTTCAGTCGGATGGCAGATTTAGAAGTTTTGGGTCAAAACTTGTATATCGGAGAAGTACGCCATAAAGCTGTCGTCGAAGTCAATGAAGAAGGCACCGAAGCCGCAGCAGTCACCAGTGTTGGAATTCGTGCAACGAGCGCGCCACCCGCGTTCATGACAAACCGACCATTCTTCTTCGCGATTCGTGATAATGAGACAAAAACTGTACTATTTATGGGCAGTGTCGTAGATCCTTAG
- a CDS encoding DUF3520 domain-containing protein produces the protein MGYENRRLEHEDFRDDDADGGKIGSGHSVTVLYEIKLHEGATGQLAKVFIRHEDPDTHRVSEINAEIFTTELNATFEAASPEFQLAATVAEFAEILRESFWAQEGSLEAVQQSIEGIAPQIPNERVDELSHLISQAIRFKARESE, from the coding sequence ATCGGCTATGAAAACCGTCGTCTTGAGCACGAAGATTTCCGTGATGACGACGCTGATGGTGGCAAAATCGGTTCAGGGCACAGTGTCACAGTCCTCTATGAGATTAAACTTCATGAAGGTGCCACCGGACAATTGGCGAAGGTCTTTATACGTCATGAAGACCCAGATACCCATCGTGTGTCGGAAATTAATGCGGAGATTTTCACAACAGAACTGAACGCCACATTTGAAGCAGCATCGCCTGAATTTCAACTCGCCGCGACTGTAGCAGAATTCGCAGAAATCCTGCGTGAGAGTTTCTGGGCACAAGAAGGGAGCTTAGAAGCGGTACAGCAAAGCATTGAAGGTATTGCTCCTCAAATTCCCAATGAACGGGTGGATGAACTAAGCCATCTGATAAGTCAAGCAATTCGCTTTAAGGCTCGCGAGAGCGAATAA
- a CDS encoding peptidase MA family metallohydrolase — protein sequence MKSLVFLLLILPILSASASWESVESPHFRVYYQEGTVDPTSILQIAEDFYAEMPQLTDRMPAGMIDIWVCDTQKEFQDFVHAPIQDWAVGCAFPLSRRIIIQNPKHIALAKLQLVQVLRHEIAHVLFGQCTRKAVKEIPLWFIEGIAIYFADEWVPSRHETLLKHIFSKSILPLQALTRGFPSSQIGADLAYAESQDALRWLVEVKGSDVLFSLISELHAGNNFNTAFEAVVGWDLATFDVLWRESLAERYKWASLFSNSYFLWGGLGGLALLGYLVRRNRRQRHLNKLSQQEDTMDTFFRT from the coding sequence ATGAAAAGCCTTGTTTTCCTCTTACTGATACTGCCGATACTTTCAGCATCCGCTTCGTGGGAGTCAGTGGAGAGTCCACACTTTCGAGTCTACTACCAAGAGGGTACAGTAGATCCAACGTCAATCCTTCAGATAGCTGAGGATTTTTACGCCGAAATGCCACAATTAACAGACCGTATGCCGGCAGGAATGATTGATATCTGGGTCTGCGATACACAAAAGGAATTTCAGGATTTTGTTCACGCCCCGATTCAGGATTGGGCAGTCGGATGTGCTTTCCCTTTGAGTCGACGTATCATTATCCAAAATCCGAAACACATCGCGCTGGCGAAACTGCAGTTAGTCCAAGTGCTTCGGCACGAGATCGCGCATGTCCTCTTTGGACAGTGTACACGCAAAGCCGTTAAAGAAATTCCGCTGTGGTTTATAGAAGGCATAGCGATCTACTTTGCGGATGAATGGGTGCCGAGTCGTCACGAAACATTGCTAAAGCATATTTTCTCTAAATCCATCCTACCGCTTCAAGCGTTAACGCGAGGTTTTCCGAGTTCGCAAATTGGTGCGGATCTGGCGTATGCCGAGAGCCAAGATGCCCTCCGTTGGTTGGTTGAAGTCAAAGGTAGCGATGTGCTGTTCTCGCTTATTTCGGAACTCCATGCGGGGAACAATTTCAATACTGCTTTTGAAGCCGTAGTTGGATGGGATCTTGCGACCTTTGATGTCCTTTGGCGTGAATCATTAGCGGAACGTTACAAATGGGCATCCCTCTTCTCCAATTCCTACTTTTTGTGGGGCGGACTCGGCGGATTGGCACTCCTCGGTTATCTGGTCCGCCGGAATCGTAGACAGCGGCACCTCAATAAACTCTCACAACAGGAAGATACTATGGACACATTCTTCAGGACTTAA
- a CDS encoding metallophosphoesterase, with translation MNTSLIYLTLCFISFAVAATAQSKQLTQYPDQLTRDGHIVVLPDHGTVYIVSDLHAHWDDFNQWLRLTKLVERIQAGEDVYGLILGDAIDYKPDEPRHPPYGDTLILDRVMELEKQLGDKGKRLIYLRGNHEFAAADAYAMLKKQGMTAQNQAEFIRLLYESPLGAYYKQFNFIERMTDVHYEFLLNLPTAVIAKNGFVGIHAGPARFIRNLTDLVNPSPKTLEELLWPRPVIAYPGGYTLTHIKNFLEAIHANLLVVGHTPIHYFPSQNVRDGIATFGENQLIFSTGYSGSPGIPTYIEIDLSETYTSVHALKLGVNIHHLYNKTKKPKSD, from the coding sequence ATGAATACCTCTCTCATTTATCTCACGCTCTGTTTTATCTCTTTCGCCGTCGCGGCGACAGCACAATCAAAACAACTCACACAGTACCCGGATCAACTCACGCGCGACGGGCATATCGTCGTTCTACCCGACCACGGCACCGTCTATATCGTTTCCGACCTGCATGCCCATTGGGACGACTTTAATCAATGGTTGCGACTCACAAAACTTGTCGAGCGAATTCAAGCGGGCGAAGATGTCTATGGATTGATACTCGGTGACGCAATTGACTATAAGCCAGATGAACCCAGACACCCGCCTTATGGTGATACTTTAATTCTTGACCGAGTTATGGAACTCGAAAAACAACTTGGCGATAAGGGCAAAAGACTTATCTATCTCCGAGGAAACCACGAATTTGCCGCCGCAGATGCTTATGCAATGCTGAAGAAACAGGGGATGACAGCACAAAATCAGGCGGAATTTATTCGTTTATTATACGAAAGTCCACTTGGTGCCTATTACAAGCAGTTCAATTTCATTGAGAGAATGACAGACGTTCACTATGAATTCCTTTTGAATCTGCCAACAGCTGTTATCGCAAAAAACGGTTTTGTCGGCATTCACGCCGGGCCCGCCCGTTTCATCAGAAACCTTACTGACCTCGTTAATCCGAGTCCTAAAACGCTTGAGGAGCTTCTCTGGCCCCGTCCTGTTATAGCATACCCTGGGGGCTACACCCTAACACATATAAAAAATTTTCTTGAAGCCATCCATGCGAATCTTCTGGTCGTTGGACATACCCCCATTCACTATTTTCCCTCACAAAACGTCAGAGATGGTATAGCAACATTCGGTGAGAATCAACTCATCTTTTCGACGGGCTATAGCGGCTCGCCCGGAATTCCAACTTATATCGAAATTGACCTATCAGAAACATACACCTCTGTCCACGCCCTGAAGTTAGGGGTAAACATTCATCATCTGTATAACAAGACAAAAAAACCAAAATCGGACTAA
- a CDS encoding tetratricopeptide repeat protein, which produces MRPLIYIMTPVLILTILLASRFVTWDAIKGENQQAQAYVQKGTTALRSWKLPQAIKAFTRAIEIEPKYAEAYVKRGLAYYRSAAYETAIADYTQTLKLKRYQADAYASRGAAYQSLGDMQRAIEDYSASLKRRRSPHVIQKRAETYFKHGDVQKALADYDDLIKRNPSAIAYYGRGNVYLQLSIQGNKNHLKLALVDLDQAIVLEPRFASAYISRAQVHTRFGDHTLASRDTRQGNRLLIEALDKQIIQALITQMLINYMNAL; this is translated from the coding sequence ATGCGACCACTCATTTACATCATGACCCCTGTATTGATTCTCACGATCCTCCTCGCCTCTCGCTTTGTAACGTGGGATGCCATTAAAGGCGAGAATCAACAAGCACAGGCATACGTTCAAAAAGGAACAACAGCACTCAGATCATGGAAACTTCCACAAGCGATCAAAGCGTTTACGCGCGCGATTGAAATTGAACCGAAGTATGCCGAAGCTTATGTGAAACGCGGACTTGCCTATTATCGTTCTGCAGCGTACGAAACCGCTATCGCAGATTACACCCAAACGTTAAAACTCAAAAGGTATCAAGCCGACGCCTACGCAAGCCGCGGTGCCGCATATCAATCGTTGGGCGATATGCAGCGCGCGATTGAAGATTACTCTGCCTCACTTAAGAGGCGGCGGAGCCCCCATGTTATACAGAAACGAGCAGAAACCTATTTCAAACACGGAGACGTTCAAAAAGCACTTGCTGACTACGATGATCTGATTAAACGGAATCCCTCAGCGATAGCATATTATGGGCGCGGGAACGTTTACCTTCAACTCTCTATTCAAGGTAATAAAAACCATTTAAAACTTGCCCTGGTAGACCTGGATCAGGCTATCGTTCTCGAACCGCGTTTCGCGAGTGCATATATCAGTCGTGCACAGGTCCACACGCGGTTCGGGGATCACACATTAGCAAGCCGAGATACCAGACAGGGTAACAGACTTTTGATCGAGGCACTCGACAAACAGATAATACAAGCTCTAATCACACAAATGCTAATAAATTATATGAACGCGCTTTGA
- a CDS encoding BMC domain-containing protein: MTGDALGLVETRGLVGSIEAADTMVKAANVQLIGYEQVGGGYVTVMVRGDVGAVKAATDAGAEAAARVGEVVSVHVIPRPHAEVETILKKA, translated from the coding sequence ATGACCGGAGATGCATTGGGTTTAGTTGAAACGAGAGGCTTAGTTGGGAGTATTGAAGCTGCCGATACGATGGTGAAAGCAGCGAACGTCCAACTTATCGGTTACGAGCAAGTCGGTGGTGGTTATGTGACCGTCATGGTGCGTGGTGATGTCGGGGCAGTGAAAGCCGCAACGGATGCCGGGGCTGAAGCAGCTGCACGCGTCGGCGAAGTTGTTTCTGTTCACGTAATTCCACGTCCACATGCTGAAGTCGAGACCATCTTAAAGAAAGCGTAA
- the pduL gene encoding phosphate propanoyltransferase translates to MPDRALVELITRRVVNKLTTDQACSGCALRSCDAGNRACDAVTQQQQIPVGVSARHAHVTQEHLEILYGAGHQLTVYAPLYQPEAFAANETLTIVGKRMRAIEAVRILGPVRDYSQVEIAQTEAIRLGLSPPIRDSGDLVGAEPITLIGPAGSVYLEEGAICATRHIHMTPSDADALNISEEDLLKVHFPGERALTFENVRPKISEGYVLQMHLDTDDSNAAGLKGGEPVEIVR, encoded by the coding sequence ATGCCAGACCGTGCCCTTGTTGAGTTGATTACCCGCCGTGTCGTGAACAAGCTGACGACGGACCAAGCGTGTAGTGGTTGTGCTTTGAGAAGTTGTGATGCCGGAAATCGCGCATGTGATGCCGTCACACAGCAGCAGCAAATCCCCGTTGGTGTTTCAGCACGACATGCCCATGTAACGCAAGAACATCTTGAGATCCTCTACGGTGCCGGACACCAACTCACCGTCTATGCGCCTCTATATCAACCTGAAGCATTCGCTGCGAACGAGACACTGACCATCGTCGGAAAGCGGATGCGGGCTATTGAAGCCGTTCGTATTCTTGGACCTGTGCGGGATTATTCCCAAGTAGAAATCGCACAAACAGAAGCGATCCGTCTCGGTTTAAGCCCACCTATCCGAGACTCAGGCGACCTTGTTGGGGCAGAACCTATTACTCTCATTGGACCCGCAGGGAGCGTCTATTTAGAGGAAGGGGCTATCTGTGCTACACGGCACATCCACATGACCCCCAGTGATGCTGACGCGCTCAATATTAGCGAAGAAGATCTTCTAAAGGTCCACTTCCCGGGTGAGCGAGCTTTGACGTTTGAAAATGTCCGACCCAAAATTTCCGAAGGCTATGTGCTTCAGATGCACTTAGACACCGATGATTCCAATGCCGCAGGTTTGAAGGGTGGCGAACCTGTTGAAATCGTGCGTTAG
- a CDS encoding DUF5683 domain-containing protein encodes MRFLLIISLLLFSLHASFAQEAENGINTEQQTTKTETAEQVRLISPIGAIVRSAVVPGWGQFHSRSYFRGSLTVLGVGGSIIGALLAQNSFRNRYNAYETLVWDGFSNEKTIVESYEYANQRYKLRTFFMYTGIGIWLYSLIDSYVSANFYNATTLIQSIEQDAQNIEKLGIEIGATPSHFYFGIVKTF; translated from the coding sequence ATGCGGTTTTTGTTAATTATTTCACTCTTGTTGTTCAGCCTCCATGCCAGTTTTGCGCAGGAGGCTGAAAACGGCATAAATACCGAACAGCAAACAACTAAAACTGAAACGGCGGAACAGGTAAGACTTATTTCGCCAATCGGAGCAATAGTGCGTTCCGCTGTTGTCCCTGGATGGGGACAATTTCACAGTCGTAGTTACTTCCGAGGGAGCCTGACTGTTTTAGGAGTAGGCGGCTCCATCATCGGGGCCTTGTTAGCACAAAATTCCTTTAGGAATCGGTACAATGCCTATGAGACACTGGTTTGGGATGGTTTCTCTAACGAAAAAACGATAGTAGAAAGCTATGAATATGCAAACCAGAGGTATAAACTCAGGACATTTTTTATGTATACCGGCATCGGTATTTGGCTGTATAGCCTTATCGACTCTTACGTGAGTGCTAACTTTTACAACGCGACTACCCTGATTCAATCTATTGAACAGGATGCACAAAATATTGAAAAATTAGGGATCGAAATCGGCGCGACCCCTTCACATTTTTATTTCGGTATTGTTAAAACCTTTTAA